A single region of the Natranaerobius trueperi genome encodes:
- a CDS encoding DUF3794 and LysM peptidoglycan-binding domain-containing protein, protein MADHKKALEKERLKLDSLIGKAGRITKITEEIQFDSEVSEIMELRDKQLSNINSEANYDKVDVSGQLELTINYIDSLGENKEKPVSLNFMCDVNIPGALKHHKVKTWARIETVDIEKHYDEESDRDRRYTLVAKIEVFSVVIDQLNLEIATDMKEEEQGVTKDTISIDRFVSLETTTSSFEYSLPLSNLTDQIESLDVQIDNVETKIDNNEILVRGTLTKLCKYIDMETDELQSETFTKEFEESIEITGITPEMNVDELVRINDIEYNLSKEDNQLNTYITIDFFAVVRKKIEKTIVSDLEVGEGYIDSDKITTSVVKGRTSEKINLLEDIQLDNPLSELVSVDFDIDYEIIEQKDDRVKLETIFFMSFKYQLETGDIEESSKEITSQKTFKIAGINENSNIFYLPRLDFIKTEVEKEDPSVINMRAVIQALVEVVDTESVEVVVAIREKKDRGEKRKKPSLKVYIVQKGETLYDIAHKFNVDVNELAEANSIKDIDLIFEGQKLFINQK, encoded by the coding sequence ATGGCTGATCATAAGAAAGCTTTAGAGAAAGAACGTTTAAAACTTGACAGCTTAATCGGTAAGGCAGGGCGTATTACTAAGATTACAGAGGAAATTCAATTTGACTCTGAAGTTTCAGAAATAATGGAACTTAGAGATAAGCAGCTAAGTAATATTAATAGTGAAGCTAATTATGATAAAGTTGATGTATCAGGTCAATTAGAACTAACTATAAATTACATTGATTCATTAGGTGAGAACAAGGAAAAACCTGTGAGTTTGAACTTTATGTGTGATGTAAATATTCCAGGTGCGTTGAAACATCATAAAGTTAAAACTTGGGCTAGAATAGAAACTGTAGACATAGAAAAACATTATGACGAAGAGTCAGATAGAGATAGAAGATATACATTAGTAGCTAAAATAGAAGTTTTTAGTGTAGTTATAGATCAACTAAACTTAGAGATTGCTACCGACATGAAAGAAGAGGAACAGGGAGTAACAAAAGATACTATTAGTATAGATCGGTTTGTATCATTAGAAACTACTACATCTTCATTCGAATATTCATTACCTCTGTCGAATTTAACGGATCAAATTGAATCATTAGATGTTCAAATTGATAATGTGGAAACAAAAATAGATAATAATGAAATATTAGTTAGAGGAACTTTAACTAAACTATGTAAATATATCGATATGGAAACTGATGAACTCCAAAGCGAAACTTTCACAAAGGAATTTGAAGAATCCATTGAGATTACTGGTATTACACCTGAAATGAATGTGGATGAACTTGTGAGAATTAATGATATTGAGTATAATTTATCTAAAGAAGATAATCAATTAAATACTTATATAACAATAGACTTTTTTGCCGTTGTTCGAAAAAAAATTGAAAAAACAATAGTCTCTGATCTAGAGGTAGGAGAGGGATATATTGATTCAGATAAGATAACTACTTCTGTTGTAAAGGGAAGAACATCTGAGAAAATTAATCTTTTAGAAGATATACAGTTAGATAATCCTTTATCAGAGTTGGTTAGCGTTGATTTTGATATTGACTATGAAATTATAGAACAAAAAGATGATAGAGTGAAACTTGAGACGATATTTTTTATGAGTTTTAAGTATCAATTAGAAACTGGAGACATAGAGGAATCTAGTAAAGAAATTACTTCTCAAAAAACATTTAAAATAGCTGGAATAAATGAAAACAGTAATATATTTTATCTACCTAGATTAGATTTTATTAAAACAGAAGTAGAGAAAGAAGATCCATCAGTAATTAATATGAGAGCAGTTATCCAAGCTTTAGTAGAAGTAGTTGATACAGAAAGTGTAGAAGTTGTAGTAGCAATAAGAGAAAAGAAAGACAGAGGGGAAAAGAGAAAAAAACCATCTCTAAAAGTATATATTGTACAAAAAGGTGAAACGCTCTATGATATAGCCCATAAGTTCAATGTTGATGTAAACGAGTTGGCTGAGGCCAATAGTATAAAAGATATTGACCTTATTTTTGAGGGACAAAAATTATTTATAAATCAAAAATAA
- a CDS encoding Veg family protein yields the protein MPAKNSLGEIKDSLDQCVGKKIKLKANGGRKKVIEKEGVLESTYPSLFIIRVDESSYSQRFTFNYADVLTKAVELTLIDDKPWNLAAK from the coding sequence ATGCCAGCAAAAAACTCACTGGGTGAAATCAAAGATTCCCTCGACCAATGTGTTGGAAAGAAAATAAAATTAAAAGCAAATGGTGGCAGAAAAAAAGTTATTGAAAAAGAAGGTGTCTTAGAAAGTACCTATCCATCATTATTCATAATAAGAGTTGACGAATCATCTTATAGCCAAAGATTTACTTTTAATTATGCAGATGTGTTAACAAAAGCTGTTGAATTGACTTTAATAGATGACAAGCCATGGAATTTAGCTGCCAAATAA
- a CDS encoding ribonuclease H-like YkuK family protein: MYRSPSRGSLNLTEVYWDIVDCIVNNPKDKFNLIIGTDSQNIQDRCCFVTAIIVHKEGKGARYFFTKKYEDNITSLRHKIFFETSLSVEIAGEIFKKLKDSSIKEENFNLEIHLDVGESGDTKDLIREVVGMVIGSGFSPKIKPNSFGASKVADKYTK, encoded by the coding sequence ATGTACCGAAGTCCTTCGCGCGGTTCACTAAATCTTACAGAGGTTTATTGGGATATTGTTGATTGTATCGTTAATAATCCTAAAGATAAATTCAATCTAATAATAGGAACAGATTCACAGAACATTCAGGACCGTTGCTGTTTTGTAACAGCTATTATAGTGCATAAGGAAGGTAAAGGTGCTAGGTATTTTTTTACCAAGAAGTATGAAGATAATATTACATCTTTACGACATAAAATATTTTTCGAAACCTCTTTAAGTGTTGAAATAGCAGGGGAAATATTTAAAAAACTCAAAGATTCTAGTATTAAAGAAGAAAACTTTAACCTAGAAATTCATTTAGATGTTGGGGAAAGCGGTGACACTAAAGATTTAATACGAGAGGTTGTCGGCATGGTTATTGGAAGTGGTTTTTCACCCAAGATAAAACCAAATTCCTTTGGAGCGTCAAAAGTTGCAGATAAATATACTAAGTAG